The following proteins come from a genomic window of Tsukamurella pulmonis:
- the egtB gene encoding ergothioneine biosynthesis protein EgtB, whose product MTLPLHDRIVDALTRARERTGLLTDSVDDAELIAQHSPLMSPLVWDLAHIGSQEELWLVRDVGGREAVRPDIDDLYDAFRHARADRPALPLLTPEQSRRYVAEVRDKAWDVLDRTAIEGDAVTDPLRANGFAFGMLAQHEQQHCETMLATHQLRTGPAVLVTEPAPHASYTGPAEIVIPAGPFTMGTSSEPWALDNERPAHRVDLPAYAIDAVPVTNARYLEFLADGGYDRPELWTERGWRHRCEAGLTAPRFWERDADGHWWRTRFGVAAPVRPEQPVVHVSWFEADAFARWSGRRLPTEAEWEKAARHDPATGASLRFPWGDEEPTAARANLGQRHLEPADAGAYPAGASPLGVQQLIGDVWEWTSSEFLPYPGFRAFPYREYSEVFFGGDYRVLRGGSFGTDAVACRGTFRNWDHPVRRQIFSGFRCARSLP is encoded by the coding sequence ATGACCCTCCCGCTCCACGACCGCATCGTCGACGCGCTCACCCGCGCCCGGGAGCGCACGGGCCTGCTCACCGACTCCGTCGACGACGCGGAACTGATCGCCCAGCACTCACCCCTGATGAGCCCCCTGGTCTGGGATCTCGCGCACATCGGCAGCCAGGAGGAGCTGTGGCTGGTACGCGACGTCGGCGGCCGCGAAGCGGTGCGCCCCGACATCGACGACCTCTACGACGCCTTCCGGCACGCCCGCGCCGACCGCCCAGCGCTCCCGCTGCTGACCCCCGAGCAATCCCGGCGTTACGTGGCCGAGGTCCGCGACAAGGCGTGGGACGTGCTCGACCGCACCGCGATCGAGGGCGATGCCGTCACGGACCCCCTGCGCGCGAACGGTTTCGCGTTCGGCATGCTGGCCCAGCACGAGCAGCAGCACTGCGAGACCATGCTCGCGACGCACCAGCTGCGCACCGGGCCGGCCGTGCTCGTCACGGAGCCCGCGCCGCACGCGTCGTACACCGGTCCGGCCGAGATCGTGATCCCGGCGGGGCCGTTCACGATGGGGACCTCCTCGGAGCCGTGGGCACTGGACAACGAGCGCCCCGCCCACCGCGTCGACCTGCCCGCGTACGCGATCGACGCCGTCCCGGTCACCAACGCCCGGTACCTCGAGTTCCTGGCCGACGGCGGGTACGACCGGCCGGAGCTGTGGACCGAGCGCGGATGGCGGCACCGCTGCGAGGCGGGGCTGACGGCGCCGCGCTTCTGGGAGCGCGACGCCGACGGCCACTGGTGGCGCACACGATTCGGCGTCGCGGCCCCCGTCCGCCCGGAGCAGCCCGTGGTGCACGTGTCCTGGTTCGAGGCGGACGCCTTCGCCCGCTGGTCGGGACGACGGCTGCCGACGGAGGCCGAGTGGGAGAAGGCCGCGCGCCACGACCCGGCCACCGGCGCGTCCCTCCGGTTCCCCTGGGGCGATGAGGAACCCACCGCCGCGCGGGCCAATCTCGGGCAGCGCCACCTCGAGCCAGCCGACGCCGGCGCCTATCCCGCCGGAGCATCCCCGCTCGGTGTCCAGCAGCTCATCGGCGACGTGTGGGAGTGGACGTCGTCGGAGTTCCTGCCGTACCCGGGCTTCCGCGCCTTCCCCTACCGCGAGTACTCCGAGGTGTTCTTCGGCGGCGACTACCGGGTGCTGCGCGGCGGCTCGTTCGGCACCGACGCCGTGGCCTGCCGCGGCACCTTCCGCAACTGGGACCACCCCGTCCGCCGGCAGATCTTCTCCGGCTTCCGGTGCGCGCGGAGCCTGCCCTGA
- a CDS encoding peptidylprolyl isomerase: MTNSNATAHVTLHTSEGDIRIALFGNHAPVTVANFLGLAQGTKDYTTTNASGGTSGPFYDGSIFHRVIDGFMIQGGDPTGTGTGGPGYDFVDEFHPELRFDHPYILAMANIGRPATNGSQFFITVGKTPHLNNRHTIFGEVEDEASRKVVDAIGAAQTDRADRPTKDITINSITVEE; encoded by the coding sequence GTGACCAACTCCAACGCTACCGCCCACGTGACCCTGCACACCTCTGAAGGCGACATCCGCATCGCCCTGTTCGGCAATCACGCTCCCGTGACCGTGGCGAACTTCCTCGGACTCGCCCAGGGCACCAAGGACTACACCACGACGAACGCCTCCGGCGGCACGTCGGGCCCGTTCTACGACGGCTCGATCTTCCACCGCGTGATCGACGGCTTCATGATCCAGGGCGGCGACCCGACGGGCACCGGCACCGGCGGCCCGGGCTACGACTTCGTCGACGAGTTCCACCCGGAGCTGCGCTTCGATCACCCGTACATCCTGGCGATGGCGAACATCGGCCGTCCGGCCACGAACGGCTCGCAGTTCTTCATCACCGTCGGCAAGACGCCGCACCTGAACAACCGCCACACCATCTTCGGTGAGGTCGAGGACGAGGCCAGCCGCAAGGTGGTCGACGCCATCGGCGCCGCGCAGACCGATCGTGCGGACCGTCCCACCAAGGACATCACCATCAACTCCATCACCGTCGAGGAGTAG
- a CDS encoding aminotransferase class V-fold PLP-dependent enzyme: protein MGLDLERVRADTPGRAETAFFDSAGSSLPPHPVLETVLAHLRREAQVGGYRAAGERADDLADVKIALGALIGVPPASVALSDSATRAWSDFFYAVSLRAGDRIAVSHIDYATNAVATLQRARAVGAEIVVLPSDAQGRTDVEALDPVLDERVALVSLVQVPTQSGLVEPIAAIAAKARAVGARVLLDACQSIGQIPVDAAALGVDAISGTGRKWLRGPRGTGFLHVREELLSTLEPRSLDLHSAQWTSTDTYELALDARRFETWECDVAARLGLGRAVRYLLDLGPEQVFAELSRRAAAIREALAELPGVTVRDPDDGPVGAIVTLTIDGVDPVAARAELAARGVTVGASSASSARRDLGARALPAVLRISAHAFVTDEDTDRLLIELAALARRAGAH, encoded by the coding sequence ATGGGACTCGACCTCGAGCGCGTGCGCGCCGATACGCCCGGAAGGGCCGAAACGGCCTTCTTCGACAGCGCCGGTTCCTCGCTGCCGCCGCACCCCGTTCTCGAGACCGTGCTCGCACATCTGCGGCGCGAGGCGCAGGTCGGCGGCTACCGCGCCGCGGGCGAGCGGGCCGACGACCTCGCGGACGTCAAGATCGCGCTCGGCGCCCTGATCGGGGTCCCGCCCGCGTCCGTGGCGCTCTCGGACAGTGCCACCCGGGCCTGGTCGGATTTCTTCTACGCGGTCTCGCTGCGCGCGGGGGACCGGATCGCGGTCAGCCACATCGACTACGCCACCAACGCCGTCGCGACGCTGCAGCGCGCCAGGGCGGTCGGCGCCGAGATCGTGGTGCTGCCCTCGGACGCGCAGGGCCGCACGGACGTCGAGGCCCTGGACCCGGTGCTCGACGAGCGAGTGGCGCTGGTGTCCCTGGTGCAGGTGCCCACGCAGAGCGGCCTCGTCGAACCGATCGCCGCGATCGCGGCCAAGGCCCGGGCCGTCGGGGCGCGCGTGCTGCTGGACGCCTGCCAGTCGATCGGCCAGATCCCCGTCGACGCGGCCGCCCTGGGCGTGGACGCCATCTCGGGGACCGGCCGCAAGTGGCTGCGCGGGCCGCGCGGTACCGGCTTCCTGCACGTGCGGGAGGAACTGCTGTCGACGCTGGAACCGCGCTCGCTGGACCTGCACAGCGCGCAGTGGACCTCCACCGACACCTACGAGCTGGCGCTGGACGCGCGCCGGTTCGAGACGTGGGAGTGCGACGTGGCCGCGCGCCTCGGGCTGGGCCGCGCCGTGCGCTACCTCCTCGATCTGGGGCCGGAGCAGGTGTTCGCCGAGCTTTCCCGGCGCGCCGCCGCCATCCGGGAGGCCCTCGCGGAGCTCCCGGGGGTGACGGTGCGCGACCCCGACGACGGCCCCGTCGGGGCGATCGTCACCCTCACGATCGACGGGGTGGACCCGGTCGCGGCCCGCGCGGAGCTGGCCGCCCGCGGCGTGACCGTCGGCGCCAGCAGTGCCTCCTCGGCCCGCAGGGACCTGGGTGCCCGCGCACTCCCGGCGGTACTGCGGATCTCGGCGCACGCCTTCGTCACCGACGAGGACACCGACCGGCTGCTCATCGAGCTGGCGGCACTGGCGCGGCGGGCGGGCGCGCACTAG
- a CDS encoding CbtA family protein: MEKHVIARGALAGAIGGLLAFVFGRILVEPIIGRAVAFEEARNAAEHAGRAGMAEEPELFSRAVQQNVGLGAGLIVFGIAMGALFGVAYCVAAPKLARWTPRTVALAVAGSLFAGLYALPYLKYPPNPPVVGDPDTIRERTGAYLLMVAICLALVAAAWVVGLAAVPRLGGYGAALAGGAIVLVGLVLACLVLPATVATPEGFDPDDLYWFRTYSFLAQAILWSAIGLVGGELVHRLTVRGASRVQVPATV; the protein is encoded by the coding sequence GTGGAGAAGCACGTCATCGCCCGCGGCGCACTCGCCGGGGCGATCGGAGGACTGCTCGCGTTCGTCTTCGGGCGGATCCTGGTCGAGCCCATCATCGGGCGGGCCGTCGCCTTCGAGGAGGCACGCAACGCCGCGGAGCACGCCGGCAGGGCGGGCATGGCGGAGGAGCCGGAGCTGTTCAGCCGCGCCGTCCAGCAGAACGTCGGGCTGGGTGCGGGGCTGATCGTCTTCGGGATCGCGATGGGGGCGCTGTTCGGCGTCGCCTACTGCGTCGCGGCGCCGAAGCTGGCGCGGTGGACGCCGCGGACCGTCGCGCTGGCCGTGGCCGGCTCGCTGTTCGCCGGGCTCTACGCCCTGCCGTACCTGAAGTACCCGCCGAACCCGCCCGTCGTGGGCGATCCCGATACGATCCGCGAGCGCACCGGCGCCTACCTGCTCATGGTCGCGATCTGCCTGGCCCTCGTCGCGGCCGCGTGGGTGGTCGGGCTCGCGGCGGTGCCACGGCTCGGGGGGTACGGCGCCGCGCTGGCCGGCGGCGCGATCGTACTGGTCGGCCTGGTGCTCGCGTGCCTGGTACTGCCCGCGACGGTGGCGACGCCCGAGGGCTTCGACCCCGACGACCTGTACTGGTTCCGCACCTACTCGTTCCTCGCGCAGGCGATCCTGTGGTCGGCGATCGGCCTCGTCGGCGGGGAGCTCGTGCACCGGCTCACCGTGCGTGGTGCCTCCCGGGTGCAGGTTCCCGCCACCGTCTGA
- the egtA gene encoding ergothioneine biosynthesis glutamate--cysteine ligase EgtA yields the protein MVGAVADLSSGATLTGRSDAERLVRQWCFRRGPTGLLGAEIEWFCLGPDGDRVPLDVLGAALGAHAPSTIVASSPAAPMPHGSVVSVEPGGQLELSSAPAPSAAALLADLAADETHLRELLRPYRIELHAGAAEERRPSRRLLSLPRYDAMECRFDRIGPYGRLMMCSTAAVQVTVDAGVDEPEMARRWAMLHAVGPALVAAFAASPRLAGAPEGRWASQRQRTWLPLDPARTRPLSYAGYPTEALEVPLLCVRGADGAPWRAPDGEVTFADWLDGALDETLGRRPVVADLAYHLTTLFPPVRANGYYEIRYLDGQPGDGWRAPVAAIASLAASPATTAEAMRTVAGTEELWIDAARDGLDAPELRRAATDLLTLAATAAPAAQRPLICAAERRCRAGLPPGEDPR from the coding sequence GTGGTCGGCGCAGTGGCGGACTTGAGCAGCGGGGCGACCCTGACCGGGCGTTCCGATGCCGAACGGCTGGTCCGGCAATGGTGCTTCCGCCGCGGGCCGACGGGCCTGCTCGGCGCCGAGATCGAGTGGTTCTGCCTCGGGCCGGATGGCGACCGCGTCCCCCTCGACGTGTTGGGCGCCGCCCTGGGTGCGCACGCGCCGTCAACGATCGTCGCCTCCTCCCCGGCAGCGCCGATGCCGCACGGCAGCGTGGTCAGCGTGGAACCGGGCGGCCAGCTCGAACTGTCCAGCGCCCCCGCGCCCAGTGCGGCGGCCCTGCTCGCCGACCTCGCCGCCGACGAGACCCACCTCCGAGAACTGCTGCGCCCGTATCGGATCGAATTGCACGCGGGGGCCGCCGAGGAGCGCCGTCCGAGCCGCCGACTGCTCTCGCTGCCCCGCTACGACGCGATGGAGTGCAGGTTCGACCGGATCGGTCCGTACGGCCGGCTGATGATGTGCTCCACCGCGGCGGTGCAGGTCACCGTCGACGCCGGGGTGGACGAGCCCGAGATGGCGCGACGCTGGGCGATGCTGCACGCCGTCGGCCCGGCGCTGGTCGCGGCGTTCGCCGCCTCGCCGCGGCTCGCGGGTGCCCCGGAGGGCCGGTGGGCCTCGCAGCGGCAACGGACGTGGCTCCCGCTCGATCCCGCCCGCACTCGGCCGCTGTCCTACGCGGGCTATCCGACGGAGGCGCTCGAGGTGCCCCTGCTCTGCGTCCGGGGCGCCGACGGGGCGCCGTGGCGCGCTCCCGACGGCGAGGTCACCTTCGCCGACTGGCTCGACGGTGCGCTCGACGAGACGCTCGGGCGCCGCCCCGTCGTAGCCGACCTCGCCTACCACCTGACCACGCTCTTCCCGCCGGTCCGCGCCAACGGCTACTACGAGATCCGGTACCTGGACGGGCAACCCGGCGACGGCTGGCGCGCCCCCGTCGCCGCGATCGCATCGCTGGCGGCGTCACCCGCGACCACCGCGGAGGCGATGCGCACGGTCGCCGGCACCGAGGAGCTGTGGATCGACGCCGCCCGCGACGGGCTGGATGCCCCCGAACTGCGCCGGGCCGCAACGGATCTCCTCACCCTCGCCGCCACCGCCGCACCGGCGGCGCAGCGCCCCCTGATCTGCGCGGCCGAACGCCGCTGCCGCGCCGGCCTTCCCCCCGGAGAGGACCCCCGATGA
- a CDS encoding CbtB domain-containing protein, with translation MANASTTAHAGDLSLHVSRRALWLGATLIAVVLAYYFIGIDQGAVSVFGNDMHVHEFFHDARHFLGFPCH, from the coding sequence ATGGCGAACGCATCCACCACCGCACATGCCGGTGACCTCTCCCTGCACGTCTCCCGCCGGGCCCTGTGGCTCGGCGCCACGCTGATCGCGGTCGTGCTGGCCTACTACTTCATCGGTATCGATCAGGGCGCCGTCTCGGTGTTCGGGAACGACATGCACGTGCACGAGTTCTTCCACGACGCCCGGCATTTCCTGGGCTTCCCCTGCCACTGA
- a CDS encoding C40 family peptidase, with protein sequence MSSDSTRTTTGRSTRGTMRAALGAAVAAIGIVSVPVAAHAAPAPRPAQAPAVQAAQAGPDRSSVVQAALSRVGMPYSYGASGPAAFDCSGLVTWAMNQAGVSVPRSSYSLMSAGTPVSQAQLRPGDVVITNGGGHAALYVGNGQVVEAVTSGVPVRVAGIRGFVTARRY encoded by the coding sequence GTGTCCAGCGACAGTACGAGGACCACGACCGGCCGCAGCACCCGCGGCACGATGCGGGCGGCGCTCGGTGCCGCTGTCGCCGCGATCGGCATCGTCTCCGTCCCCGTCGCGGCGCACGCCGCCCCCGCCCCGCGCCCCGCGCAGGCCCCCGCCGTGCAGGCGGCGCAGGCCGGTCCCGATCGCTCGTCGGTGGTGCAGGCCGCGCTCAGCCGCGTCGGCATGCCGTACTCCTACGGCGCCTCCGGCCCCGCCGCCTTCGACTGCTCGGGTCTGGTGACCTGGGCGATGAACCAGGCCGGCGTGAGCGTGCCGCGCAGCAGCTACTCGCTGATGAGCGCCGGCACCCCCGTCTCGCAGGCGCAGCTGCGCCCCGGCGACGTGGTGATCACCAACGGTGGCGGGCACGCCGCCCTCTACGTGGGCAACGGCCAGGTGGTCGAGGCAGTGACGTCGGGCGTGCCGGTGCGAGTGGCCGGCATCCGCGGTTTCGTCACCGCGCGTCGCTACTGA